One region of Drosophila kikkawai strain 14028-0561.14 chromosome 2R, DkikHiC1v2, whole genome shotgun sequence genomic DNA includes:
- the tea gene encoding protein telomere ends associated isoform X2, with protein MSPPPKKPKMEDNRCSQKPVSFEQFKKIIENLPDICFNVQRDGVAGKGGKTLDECALWYYESFYKDPEVRKKYPYKLRACPMNIRTKLLSMPEPGPVGEPHQAAEGVLVKVARMGTFTFPVTFFAFRSSVNTEEVLRLTGIAKEERKTMLGNEKQCEVVLKKFYHSFYMFPDRQSTAFFKDDISLPFKQQLLKHGEPYDELAKNSVEKHATGNKRKSVVSYKVFAKYLENMHDIVWQLKMHEKRYIPLDFDKCTYALYLEFYLKPEIRESYTFKWRPCNLTTHKHLLSIPNKEYAQELRRTLPVQMPDFPKEEESTDVADADTPVQARDESISAVDVLRKSLKKPSRMPEPELKVKDEVIELSDDSEAATPPVLQQMKTLDQAVKEVSSPKKGQPSAADVLRKLTEKNNNSLETPTRINQSELEVEDEVVDIDVHSQAAYTMEKTPVLQGVKNVSPPKKGQPSAADVLRKLTEKNNNSLETPTRINQSELEVEDEVVDIDVHSQAAYTMEKTPVLRGVKNVSPPKKGQPSAADVLRKLTEENNNSLETPTRMHQAELEVEDEVVDIDVHSQAAYTMEKTPVLRGVKNVSPPKKGQPSATDVLRKLTEKNNNSLETPTRMHQAELEVEDEIIVDDMQNTPILHTDVEVNIGSHGRFMFPVSFETFRGCINYDEIIRPILKLKIKDKSQLANLILHPRNPICEKIFRRYYRSFYIFPDYRLKFEYRFSCPDKRVLKKLTEYAKPLNESAQKTMNQDKTMDQEVTNVAPAEQRKHNPAEEPETATVSAQKDNREVESIKDKEISEKAKKLSKLPVPFSVFKRYLRNIDEITQQMKLCDEYKEKSDTECAEEYYKEFYTSPEMRNKFEYKLRPCPAKMRDTLLAYAQQPKPEHSSSQGSDCVCLDDVPQTSTKEDTPSEELKNDPVKKSKAKESHENHVSFTLFKRYLSNLPEIVQQMLLCDDQRGKSEKECARDYYNAFYTSQEMRDRYPYKLKPCPGQMKNKLLSFPKKAHQIEEVSPEKQSEPCASICSSSDKFADNIIVTETNEVEVDSGEIPVETPNNFQQTEAILKQKSRKTSSNARRQKTFPNGASFEFPVSIDTFKRHINCDEIIKSLRVAYGQNETDQRDRDKELFHQFYCSFYVQKEVRQRHSYKFQNTDEELLEKLEEYAVPLNDMARQTISSVEAQGKENEKSGMAPPAPKDETLITISGIAYRFPVSFKTFQKYINYEDLKVGLANGLAKKKKSPEQVAEILGDEGSCLRLLRRYYLSFYTLANIRNKLEYNFNAAPLELSDKLLEWAKPINETTVPTGSVPQTKQGVPSAHSTPNLDAIREAELVKPHDLRKYISSRVASPTKQAALERDIVGSIQMEIPELVEQQPTSDKNIEAKTTSEKNIGGKTTSGKNIEAKTTSEKNIGAKTTSGKNIEGKTTSEKEKATSEKNMEAKKSSEKNIEGKKTSEKNIGVKATSEKNIGVKTTSEKNIGAKTASEKNIKEKTISEKNIEAKTTSEKNIEAKTTSGKNIEGKTTSEKTIKEKATTEKNIEAKTTSEKNIGAKTASEKTIIEKAISEKNIEANSTKKSESSSEITRPVSSNNKKVTKQPEENQNKENAKSQDGTGTSDSTAAKTQSMLEEAKKQFFAESSKDHKMAYLICTSQGLKRSIWRILYQLTLEEFKTYTSIHNGEDFYRKDEDLHPYYEHVVDKGNWPLNLYVRLPLLRQLLHSKGVHLGRLDLGQLSPKMIHWVEAEHTDFDKIVEMQFKERTGEEIDSVEQWFQEREDFYEACWLRDHWIYKVPQITNDDLQDESYVRDLPLPDFNGIVIKSLATAKSGDESSQTEILSISSSPDMVPDSQSCPPTQLSNSSNLVDISSIDIQSQVSQTSPALKSLATAKSGDGSSQAEILSMSSSTDMVPDSQSCPSTQLSNTSNFVDIGSVDMQSQVPDTPLDPLASQTETLASQTETLASQTETLASQTETLASQTETLASQTETLASVKQEPINFLNNMRGICDTNGCEWENIGLEEQIINLDSSQEEGSSLSCFAIPKPSETISSFQSLDSLLTATMFEDENSIEEEESQPKTSNNIQNLPEQPVEPAVKPEPSSTVAETNVIQPQVQPADNRKKKLPASNEVPSKRVRLMNDKVPQLRHEFRPLPLNACVRIETEIVGTNETTPTEQPHINPTPQPEVVPNTITPSQEFAQDNTLLASSQLAPLLDTVPPGVTVRKVNQKDQVGKNLSKVQKPTLRQTAIFRKLERFYFFASLTVQQIIQYRIEGHLQGATYQSAMLKIDGKCSLVRGPLLKILFPHLSPQLRSDLQQVLADMPEFVYSCRWRRVQKDPTEDLRKRVLFTFMDMAPEFGQFRLLFDTDSREWATCSEIGRWHAAERAETRPTDFEKVISPGILEKMREYKALMS; from the exons ATGGGTACGTTCACCTTTCCCGTCACATTTTTTGCCTTCAGGAGCTCTGTCAACACAGAGGAGGTGCTCCGTTTAACAGGCATTGCAAAGGAGGAACGGAAGACAATGCTGGGCAATGAAAAGCAATGTGAAGtcgttttaaaaaaattctaccACTCGTTCTACATGTTCCCCGATCGGCAGTCTACCGCCTTTTTTAAGGACGACATATCCTTGCCGTTTAAACAGCAGCTCCTCAAGCATGGCGAGCCCTATGATGAATTGGCCAAGAATTCTGTTGAGAAACATGCCACAGGGAATAAGAG AAAATCCGTCGTCAGCTATAAGGTGTTTGCGAAATACTTGGAGAATATGCACGACATAGTGTGGCAGCTTAAGATGCACGAAAAGCGGTACATACCCTTGGACTTTGATAAATGCACCTATGCCTTGTATCTTGAATTCTATCTCAAGCCGGAGATCCGCGAAAGTTACACGTTCAAGTGGCGACCGTGTAACCTGACCACGCATAAGCACCTGCTAAGCATCCCCAATAAGGAGTATGCCCAGGAGCTGAGGAGAACTTTACCTGTGCAAATGCCTGACTTTCCGAAAGAGGAAGAATCTACCGACGTAGCAGACGCCGATACACCTGTGCAGGCGAGAGATGAGTCAATATCTGCAGTAGATGTTCTAAGAAAGTCGCTCAAAAAGCCAAGTAGGATGCCTGAGCCTGAATTGAAGGTCAAAGACGAGGTGATAGAGTTAAGTGACGACTCAGAAGCAGCAACACCACCCGTTCTACAACAGATGAAGACCTTAGACCAAGCTGTGAAGGAGGTTTCATCACCAAAAAAAgg CCAACCATCAGCAGCAGATGTTCTGAGGAAGTTaaccgaaaaaaataataatagcttAGAAACACCAACAAGGATAAACCAGTCAGAATTGGAGGTCGAAGATGAGGTCGTAGATATTGATGTCCATTCACAAGCAGCATATACTATGGAAAAAACACCCGTTCTACAAGGTGTGAAGAACGTTTCCCCACCAAAAAAAgg CCAACCATCAGCAGCAGATGTTCTGAGGAAGTTaaccgaaaaaaataataatagcttAGAAACACCAACAAGGATAAACCAGTCAGAATTGGAGGTCGAAGATGAGGTCGTAGATATTGATGTCCATTCACAAGCAGCATATACTATGGAAAAAACACCCGTTCTACGAGGTGTGAAGAACGTTTCCCCACCAAAAAAAgg CCAACCATCAGCAGCAGATGTTCTGAGAAAGTTAAccgaagaaaataataatagcttAGAAACACCAACAAGGATGCACCAGGCAGAATTGGAGGTCGAAGATGAGGTCGTAGATATTGATGTCCACTCACAAGCAGCATATACTATGGAAAAAACACCCGTTCTACGAGGTGTGAAGAACGTTTCCCCACCAAAAAAAGG CCAACCATCAGCAACAGATGTTCTGAGGAAGTTaaccgaaaaaaataataatagcttAGAAACACCAACAAGGATGCACCAGGCAGAATTGGAGGTCGAAGACGAGATTATAGTTGATGATATGCAAAACACACCCATCCTTCACACAGATGTGGAAGTTAATATTGGAAG CCACGGTCGGTTCATGTTTCCCGTGTCCTTTGAAACCTTCCGAGGGTGCATCAACTATGATGAGATTATTCGACCAATACTCAAGCTGAAAATTAAGGATAAATCCCAGCTAGCGAACTTAATTCTTCATCCCCGGAATCCAATCTGCGAAAAGATCTTCCGTCGCTATTATCGttccttttatattttccccGATTATCGGCTGAAGTTTGAATATCGATTTTCCTGCCCAGATAAGCGGGTCTTGAAAAAACTCACTGAATATGCCAAACCGCTCAATGAGAGTGCCCAAAAGACCATGAACCAGGACAAAACTATGGATCAAGAGGTGACAAATGTGGCTCCTGCTGAACAAAGAAAGCACAACCCAGCCGAAGAGCCCGAGACTGCCACAGTTTCAGCTCAGAAAGACAATCGGGAAGTTGAAAGCATTAAGGACAAAGAAATAAGcgaaaaagctaaaaaattgTCCAAGCTCCCTGTGCCCTTTAGCGTTTTCAAGCGCTATCTAAGAAACATTGACGAAATTACTCAGCAAATGAAGCTGTGCGACGAGTACAAGGAGAAATCTGATACGGAGTGCGCCGAAGAATACTACAAGGAATTTTATACGTCGCCAGAAATGCGTAACAAGTTTGAATATAAACTAAGGCCATGTCCCGCCAAGATGCGTGATACGCTCCTTGCTTATGCACAGCAACCAAAGCCGGAACATTCTTCTTCGCAGGGGTCAGATTGCGTTTGCTTGGATGATGTTCCGCAAACATCAACTAAAGAAGATACTCCCTCGGAGGAATTAAAAAATGATCCGGTAAAGAAGAGCAAGGCAAAGGAATCCCACGAAAATCATGTCTCATTTACACTTTTTAAACGTTATTTGAGCAATCTCCCAGAAATAGTCCAGCAAATGCTCCTTTGCGATGACCAAAGAGGGAAATCAGAGAAAGAATGTGCCCGGGATTACTATAACGCATTTTATACTTCGCAAGAAATGCGGGATAGGTATCCATACAAACTAAAGCCATGTcctggccaaatgaaaaacaagTTGCTCAGTTTTCCGAAAAAAGCCCATCAAATAGAGGAGGTTTCACCCGAAAAACAATCTGAACCATGTGCTTCCATTTGTAGTAGTTCCGACAAATTCGCAGATAACATTATTGTAACTGAAACGAATGAAGTGGAAGTGGATTCAGGGGAAATTCCAGTTGAAACACCCAATAATTTCCAACAAACAGAAGCGATCCTCAAACAGAAATCCag aaaaacatCGTCAAATGCTCGCAGACAAAAGACCTTCCCAAA TGGCGCTTCCTTTGAATTCCCCGTGTCCATTGATACCTTCAAGCGGCACATCAACTGCGATGAGATTATCAAATCGTTGCGAGTGGCGTATGGCCAAAATGAGACTGACCAGAGAGACCGAGACAAAGAGTTATTTCATCAATTCTATTGCTCTTTTTACGTTCAAAAGGAGGTTCGCCAACGCCATtcgtataaatttcaaaatacaGATGAAGAGCTACTTGAGAAATTGGAAGAATATGCTGTGCCTCTGAACGATATGGCGAGGCAAACAATCTCGTCCGTTGAAGCGCAGGGCAAAGAAAACGAGAAGTCAGGAATGGCGCCACCTGCTCCGAAGGATGAAACTCTGATTACCATCTCGGGCATCGCGTACCGTTTTCCAGTGTCCTTTAAAACATTTCAGAAGTACATTAACTATGAAGATCTCAAGGTTGGTCTAGCCAATGGTCTAGCTAAGAAGAAAAAGAGCCCAGAGCAAGTGGCGGAGATTCTGGGGGACGAAGGCAGTTGCCTGCGCCTATTACGGCGCTATTATCTCTCATTTTACACCTTAGCGAATATTAGGAATAAGCTGGAATATAACTTCAATGCTGCGCCACTGGAACTTTCCGATAAATTACTCGAGTGGGCAAAGCCCATTAACGAGACCACTGTGCCAACAGGGTCTGTGCCTCAGACCAAACAAGGAGTTCCTAGTGCTCATTCTACTCCGAATCTAGATGCCATCAGGGAAGCGGAACTAGTAaa GCCTCACGATTTACGCAAATATATATCTTCCCGTGTCGCGTCACCAACGAAACAAGCTGCTCTGGAACGAGATATTGTTGGTTCTATCCAAATGGAAATACCAGAATTAGTTGAACAACAACCAACTAGCGACAAGAATATAGAAGCCAAGACAACTAGCGAGAAGAATATTGGAGGCAAGACAACCAGCGGGAAGAATATAGAAGCTAAGACAACTAGCGAGAAGAATATTGGAGCCAAGACAACCAGCGGGAAGAATATAGAAGGCAAAACAACTAGCGAGAAAGAAAAAGCAACTAGCGAGAAGAATATGGAAGCGAAGAAATCTAGCGAGAAGAATATAGAAGGCAAGAAAACTAGCGAGAAGAATATTGGAGTCAAGGCAACTAGCGAGAAGAATATTGGAGTCAAGACAACTAGCGAGAAGAATATTGGAGCCAAGACTGCTAGCGAGAAGAacataaaagaaaagacaattAGCGAGAAAAATATAGAAGCCAAGACTACTAGCGAGAAGAATATCGAAGCCAAAACAACCAGCGGAAAGAATATAGAAGGCAAAACAACAAGCGAGAAGACCATAAAAGAAAAAGCAACTACCGAGAAGAATATAGAAGCGAAGACAACTAGCGAGAAGAATATTGGAGCCAAGACTGCTAGCGAGAAGACCATAATAGAAAAAGCAATTAGCGAGAAGAATATAGAAGCCAATTCTACAAAGAAATCAGAGAGTTCATCAGAGATTACGAGACCcgtcagcagcaacaacaaaaaagtgacAAAGCAACCCGAAGAAAACCAGAAtaaagaaaatgcaaaaagcCAGGATGGAACAGGAACCAGCGATTCTACAGCAGCAAAAACCCAAAGTATGTTGGAGGAAGCaaagaaacaattttttgccGAAAGCAGTAAG GATCACAAAATGGCTTACTTGATCTGCACGAGCCAAGGTCTGAAGAGGTCGATTTGGCGGATATTGTACCAACTAACCTTGGAGGAATTCAAGACCTACACAAGCATTCACAACGGCGAGGACTTTTACAGGAAAGATGAGGACCTACATCCATACTACGAGCATGTGGTAGACAAGGGAAACTGGCCCTTAAATCTGTACGTTAGGCTGCCCCTTCTGAGGCAGCTACTCCACAGCAAGGGCGTGCATCTAGGCAGGCTGGACCTTGGCCAGCTGTCGCCAAAGATGATCCACTGGGTAGAGGCTGAGCACACCGATTTCGATAAGATCGTTGAAATGCAGTTCAAAGAACGAACGGGCGAGGAAATCGATAGTGTCGAGCAGTGGTTTCAGGAGCGTGAAGATTTCTATGAAGCCTGCTGGCTCCGCGATCACTGGATTTACAAAGTGCCTCAAATAACGAACGATGATCTGCAGGACGAGAGTTATGTTAGGGACCTTCCCTTGCCCGATTTCAATGGAATTGTAATAA AATCCCTCGCTACTGCAAAAAGCGGAGATGAAAGTAGCCAGACTGAGATTTTATCCATATCCTCAAGCCCTGACATGGTGCCAG ATAGTCAGAGCTGTCCTCCTACTCAGCTCAGCAACAGCTCGAACCTTGTGGACATTTCCAGCATTGACATACAGTCTCAAGTGTCGCAAACTTCACCCGCCTTAA AATCACTCGCTACTGCAAAAAGCGGAGATGGAAGTAGCCAAGCTGAGATTTTATCCATGTCCTCAAGCACAGACATGGTGCCAG ATAGTCAGAGCTGTCCTTCTACTCAGCTCAGCAACACCTCGAACTTTGTGGACATTGGCAGCGTGGATATGCAATCCCAAGTGCCCGACACTCCACTCGATCCGTTGGCTTCGCAAACTGAGACGTTGGCTTCGCAAACTGAGACGTTGGCTTCGCAAACTGAGACGTTGGCTTCGCAAACTGAGACGTTGGCTTCGCAAACTGAGACGTTGGCTTCGCAAACTGAGACATTGGCTTCTGTTAAGCAGGAACCTATAAATTTCCTCAACAACATGCGTGGCATCTGCGACACGAATGGCTGCGAATGGGAGAACATTGGGTTGGAGGAGCAAATCATAAACCTAGATTCCAGTCAAGAGGAAGGTTCTAGCTTGTCCTGTTTTGCCATTCCAAAGCCTTCAGAAACGATATCGTCATTCCAGTCGTTGGACTCTCTACTCACGGCCACGATGTTTGAGGACGAAAACTCTATTGAGGAAGAGGAATCTCAGCCAAAGACAAGCAATAACATTCAGAACTTGCCAGAGCAGCCTGTAGAGCCAGCTGTAAAGCCTGAACCTAGTTCAACAGTCGCTGAGACCAATGTGATTCAGCCGCAGGTGCAACCCGCAGATAACCGCAAAAAGAAGCTGCCGGCCAGCAATGAGGTGCCCAGTAAGCGAGTCCGCTTGATGAACGACAAGGTGCCGCAGCTGAGACACGAGTTTCGGCCGTTGCCCCTGAATGCCTGCGTTCGTATTGAGACCGAAATCGTGGGGACAAATGAAACAACTCCTACGGAACAACCTCATATTAACCCAACCCCGCAGCCAGAGGTAGTACCCAACACGATTACTCCATCGCAGGAATTTGCCCAGGACAACACACTATTGGCGTCTTCACAGCTGGCGCCCCTCCTAGATACGGTACCGCCTGGCGTTACCGTTCGAAAGGTAAACCAAAAAGACCAAGTTGGTAAGAATTTAAGCAAGGTTCAGAAGCCTACACTCCGGCAGACAGCTATATTCCGTAAGCTggagcgtttttattttttcgcctCCTTGACGGTCCAACAAATAATCCAGTACAGAATCGAGGGGCACCTTCAAGGGGCGACTTATCAGAGTGCCATGCTCAAGATCGACGGGAAGTGCTCCCTAGTGCGGGGTCCCCTTCTAAAAATACTCTTTCCCCACCTTTCACCCCAGCTGCGTTCCGATTTGCAGCAAGTGCTGGCCGACATGCCGGAGTTCGTCTACAGCTGTCGCTGGCGCCGGGTGCAGAAGGATCCCACCGAAGATCTCCGAAAAAGGGTCCTATTCACGTTCATGGACATGGCTCCAGAGTTTGGGCAATTTCGCTTACTGTTTGATACGGATTCGAGAGAGTGGGCAACCTGCAGCGAAATCGGCAGGTGGCATGCCGCGGAGAGGGCTGAGACGCGTCCAACTGACTTTGAGAAGGTCATCAGCCCAGGCATCCTAGAGAAAATGAGGGAATATAAAGCTCTAATGTCTTAA